One Fusobacterium ulcerans DNA segment encodes these proteins:
- the ybeY gene encoding rRNA maturation RNase YbeY, with product MDLVVDMSLEIEGYDTLVNEEEMKKYIKEALESEFESDRPVYLSILFTGNEEIQVINKQYRGKDQPTDVISFAYHETEDFDIGPYDTLGDIVISMERVDEQAAEYNHSPKRELYYVLTHGLLHLLGYDHIEEDDKKEMRAREEEILGQFGYTREM from the coding sequence ATGGATTTAGTTGTAGATATGTCGCTAGAGATAGAGGGATATGACACCCTTGTTAATGAAGAAGAGATGAAAAAGTATATCAAAGAAGCTCTTGAGAGTGAATTTGAAAGTGACAGACCAGTATATCTGTCTATTCTTTTTACAGGAAATGAGGAAATACAAGTAATCAATAAACAATATAGAGGAAAGGATCAACCAACAGATGTAATATCTTTTGCATATCATGAGACAGAGGATTTTGATATAGGTCCTTATGATACACTGGGAGATATAGTTATCTCTATGGAAAGAGTAGATGAGCAGGCAGCAGAATATAACCACTCTCCTAAAAGGGAACTGTATTATGTACTGACTCACGGATTACTTCATCTGTTAGGGTATGATCATATAGAGGAAGATGATAAAAAAGAGATGCGTGCAAGGGAAGAAGAGATCCTTGGACAATTCGGCTACACAAGAGAGATGTGA
- a CDS encoding diacylglycerol kinase, with product MNKDWKKKGVTESFNVAFEGLFEAIRSERHMKFHCFCTIIVLILSLFLDLGKYETLSLIISISLMWVAELFNTAIESCVDMVTKEYHPLAKRAKDIAASAVLVTALNALLVGYIIFEKKITFQLRNAFYIFKNSYQHTALSIFVLVIIIVICLKLLFKKGTPLRGGIPSGHSALASSIFTIITFLTNNPKVFFLSLILVVLVMHSRIEGKIHTLFETVIGALLGWGVTYLILLLLKM from the coding sequence ATGAATAAGGACTGGAAAAAAAAGGGAGTGACGGAAAGCTTCAACGTTGCTTTTGAAGGATTGTTTGAAGCTATAAGAAGTGAAAGACATATGAAATTTCACTGTTTTTGTACAATAATAGTATTGATACTTTCATTATTTTTAGATTTAGGAAAATATGAAACTCTTTCTTTAATAATAAGTATAAGTTTGATGTGGGTAGCAGAACTTTTCAATACAGCAATAGAAAGCTGTGTAGATATGGTAACAAAGGAATATCATCCATTGGCTAAAAGAGCGAAGGATATAGCTGCAAGTGCTGTACTGGTTACAGCACTTAATGCTCTTCTTGTGGGATATATAATTTTTGAAAAAAAGATAACATTTCAATTGAGAAATGCTTTCTATATCTTTAAAAATTCATATCAGCATACAGCTCTTTCTATTTTTGTTCTTGTAATAATAATTGTAATCTGTCTAAAACTTTTATTTAAAAAAGGAACTCCTTTAAGAGGAGGAATCCCAAGTGGGCATAGTGCTCTTGCCAGTTCTATTTTCACAATAATCACATTTTTAACAAATAATCCTAAAGTATTTTTTCTTTCTTTGATACTTGTAGTTCTTGTAATGCATTCGAGAATAGAAGGAAAAATACATACCCTTTTTGAAACTGTAATAGGAGCCCTTTTAGGGTGGGGAGTTACTTACTTGATATTATTACTTCTAAAAATGTAG